From a single Bacteroidota bacterium genomic region:
- a CDS encoding flippase-like domain-containing protein, whose translation MQTDPRELLKHFSPKRIIWPVLIGLGVTVWLFLKDFDIAAFRAVNWTRNSTFWFFLAIVSVVIRDWAYMVRIRVLTDNKLNWSRAFIVIMLWEFSSALAPGMLGGGFIFAIFILNREGIHMGRSITAILYSSFLDGIFLAVMAPLVYFIASKQALFSGIHMNTSFGNSIFYTFWTVYFLILAYKLFVAYALFVNPHFVKRLLISMFSAPLLRRWKEGAIETGDQLVIASNGLKDKNLNYWMWSLGSTFVSWTARYSIVNCIIHAFHGNMPVHDFVVYGKQVIMGIIILLSPTPGGSGLAEYMFTDFLGEFISKGLAPTLSILWRMLSYYPYLFIGAIILPRWIRRHIKMEKLKL comes from the coding sequence ATGCAAACTGATCCAAGGGAACTACTTAAGCACTTTTCGCCGAAGCGAATTATATGGCCGGTATTGATAGGTTTAGGCGTGACGGTTTGGCTCTTCCTGAAAGATTTTGATATCGCTGCCTTTCGTGCAGTAAATTGGACAAGGAATTCCACTTTTTGGTTCTTCCTGGCTATCGTCTCTGTTGTTATTCGCGATTGGGCGTATATGGTTCGTATTCGGGTATTGACCGATAATAAACTCAATTGGAGCAGAGCATTTATTGTTATCATGTTATGGGAATTCAGCTCTGCTTTAGCACCGGGTATGTTGGGTGGAGGATTCATCTTTGCCATTTTTATTTTGAACCGCGAAGGCATTCATATGGGGCGAAGTATAACTGCCATACTTTACTCTTCTTTCCTTGATGGTATATTCCTCGCCGTTATGGCACCCTTGGTTTACTTTATTGCCAGTAAGCAAGCCTTATTCTCCGGCATTCACATGAATACGAGTTTCGGGAACAGTATATTTTATACTTTCTGGACTGTATATTTTTTAATCCTCGCCTATAAACTCTTTGTGGCTTACGCCTTGTTTGTAAATCCACATTTTGTAAAACGATTACTCATCAGCATGTTTTCTGCGCCCTTGTTACGACGATGGAAAGAAGGAGCAATAGAAACCGGAGATCAACTGGTAATCGCTTCCAATGGACTAAAAGATAAAAATCTCAATTATTGGATGTGGTCACTGGGATCCACCTTTGTATCATGGACTGCACGTTACTCTATTGTCAATTGCATCATTCATGCATTTCATGGCAATATGCCGGTTCATGATTTTGTAGTTTACGGCAAGCAGGTCATCATGGGCATCATCATTCTTTTGAGTCCAACACCGGGTGGCAGTGGTCTCGCGGAATACATGTTTACTGATTTTCTGGGGGAATTTATTTCCAAAGGACTTGCTCCGACGTTGAGTATCCTCTGGAGAATGCTCAGCTATTATCCCTATCTGTTCATCGGCGCCATTATTTTACCGAGATGGATCAGGAGACATATTAAAATGGAAAAATTGAAATTGTAA
- a CDS encoding segregation/condensation protein A encodes MSESFEIRLPQFEGPFDLLLFFIERDELDIHDIPIAIITNEFFDYMHQMQSMNIELASEFILVAATLMRIKARLLLPRYEKDEEGNEIDPRQDLVRQLLDYKQFRAAAEDLRAMEDERLMRFQRGNLQQELSKMINTSDAGYAGELNQLTLYRLIATFEKVMSRFEVNQNKVMHTIVQLPFSIDSQKDYIRGMLVKKPQSNFTDIFEECGTKLHAVFTFLALLELLQNRVLLIFMGEGFNNFVICTPEAAPETQAPPEEDAN; translated from the coding sequence GTGAGCGAAAGTTTCGAGATACGTTTGCCCCAATTTGAAGGTCCTTTTGACCTCTTGCTCTTCTTTATTGAAAGGGACGAGTTGGATATTCATGATATTCCGATTGCAATTATCACCAATGAGTTTTTCGACTACATGCATCAGATGCAGTCCATGAATATTGAACTGGCCAGTGAATTTATTCTGGTTGCCGCAACGCTAATGCGTATCAAAGCGAGATTATTGCTGCCACGTTATGAGAAAGACGAAGAAGGCAATGAGATTGATCCCCGTCAGGATTTGGTACGCCAGTTACTCGATTACAAACAATTCAGAGCTGCTGCGGAAGATCTCCGGGCTATGGAAGATGAACGACTGATGCGTTTCCAGAGAGGAAATCTGCAACAGGAACTCTCCAAAATGATAAATACCAGCGATGCCGGCTATGCAGGAGAACTGAATCAACTGACACTTTATCGTCTCATTGCCACTTTTGAAAAGGTGATGTCGCGCTTTGAAGTGAATCAGAATAAAGTAATGCATACTATTGTTCAACTGCCGTTTTCAATAGATTCACAAAAAGATTATATACGCGGTATGCTGGTAAAAAAACCGCAATCCAATTTCACCGATATCTTTGAAGAATGCGGTACTAAACTTCATGCGGTATTTACTTTTCTTGCCTTGCTGGAATTGTTGCAAAATCGCGTATTACTCATTTTTATGGGGGAAGGATTCAATAATTTCGTGATCTGTACACCGGAAGCAGCCCCTGAAACTCAAGCCCCACCCGAAGAGGATGCAAACTGA
- a CDS encoding SDR family oxidoreductase encodes MDLNLQHKTALVCGSTQGIGRAAAQEIARLGAHVILLARNEEKLRDTLSSLDTTMGQSHKFLVADYSEPNPLKTKMESLVKSNEPIHILVNNTGGPPGGLISNAKTEEFLAAFSNHLICNHILVQALLDGMKKEKYGRIINVISTSVKQPLKGLGVSNTVRAAVANWSKTLAGEVAGFGITVNNVLPGATNTQRLQSIIENKSKNSGESENEIVNEMESEIPMGRFADPSEIANAIAFLASPAASYITGINVPVDGGRTACL; translated from the coding sequence ATGGATCTCAACCTACAACATAAAACAGCATTGGTTTGTGGAAGCACACAGGGAATTGGACGGGCGGCGGCCCAGGAAATTGCCAGGCTAGGCGCCCATGTCATTTTACTCGCACGAAATGAAGAAAAATTACGTGATACATTATCCTCTCTGGATACAACTATGGGGCAAAGTCATAAATTTTTAGTGGCAGATTATAGTGAACCCAATCCACTTAAAACGAAGATGGAGTCATTGGTAAAAAGCAATGAGCCTATTCACATTTTAGTAAATAATACCGGAGGACCTCCCGGAGGACTCATCTCCAATGCAAAAACAGAAGAATTTTTAGCTGCTTTTTCAAATCATCTTATATGCAATCATATACTTGTACAAGCCCTTTTGGATGGAATGAAGAAAGAAAAATATGGCCGGATCATCAATGTAATCAGCACATCTGTCAAGCAACCTTTAAAAGGTCTGGGCGTTTCCAACACCGTGCGTGCCGCAGTGGCAAATTGGTCGAAAACATTAGCAGGTGAAGTGGCCGGCTTTGGCATTACGGTGAACAATGTTCTCCCGGGAGCGACCAATACACAACGCCTGCAGAGTATCATTGAAAATAAATCCAAAAATTCGGGCGAGTCGGAAAATGAAATTGTCAATGAAATGGAAAGTGAAATTCCGATGGGACGTTTTGCGGATCCGTCAGAAATTGCAAATGCCATCGCCTTCCTTGCGAGCCCTGCTGCATCCTACATCACCGGGATCAATGTACCCGTTGACGGTGGAAGAACAGCTTGCCTATAA
- the rseP gene encoding RIP metalloprotease RseP → MQGLIMAAQLILGLSILVTLHELGHFLAARAFGIKVEKFYLFFDAWGFKLFSYKKGDTEYGIGWLPFGGYVKIAGMVDESMDTEQLASPPQPWEFRSKPAWQRLIVMVAGVTMNAILGIIIFSFTLLHYKKEYLPNDQLIQGNGIYAYTLGKEIGLQDGDKILAIDGKPIERFEDVLSSRVLFGASLSVSRNNQTLEVEVPDNFYRKVSAAGRWNFIGYGPLQFEIGKVMPGEPAEKAGILAGDKIVAINGEKIAGSDDLVSKVSKLKNKEVMLTLFRNNQNITVTSTVTDKGTIGIAYDASPVKNSGYTMQPYTFGSALAFGTSDAIEALVSNAKGLGKIFTGEEKATDSVQGPIGIATIYGGVWDWARFWAITGLLSMVLAFMNMLPIPALDGGHVVFLLIESVFRVKLSDKVMERAQVVGMVILLSLLIFAVGNDVWKHILN, encoded by the coding sequence ATGCAAGGTTTAATTATGGCTGCCCAGCTCATCCTGGGACTCTCAATACTCGTTACGCTCCACGAACTCGGACACTTTCTGGCTGCCCGCGCTTTTGGTATTAAAGTTGAAAAGTTTTATCTCTTCTTCGATGCATGGGGATTTAAACTCTTTAGCTATAAGAAGGGCGACACCGAATATGGTATCGGATGGCTTCCATTTGGAGGTTATGTGAAGATTGCCGGAATGGTGGATGAAAGTATGGATACCGAACAGTTAGCATCACCACCACAGCCCTGGGAATTCAGATCAAAGCCGGCATGGCAACGATTAATTGTTATGGTAGCCGGCGTGACGATGAATGCTATTTTAGGAATTATCATTTTCAGTTTTACATTACTTCATTACAAAAAAGAATATCTTCCCAATGATCAGCTCATTCAGGGAAATGGTATTTATGCATACACATTGGGTAAAGAAATCGGACTACAGGATGGAGATAAAATTCTGGCGATTGATGGTAAACCCATTGAGCGCTTTGAAGATGTGCTCTCCTCACGCGTGCTCTTTGGTGCTTCTCTTTCTGTCTCCAGAAACAATCAAACTCTTGAAGTGGAAGTGCCCGATAATTTTTATCGAAAAGTAAGTGCTGCAGGCCGATGGAATTTTATTGGTTATGGACCTTTACAGTTTGAGATCGGTAAAGTAATGCCCGGAGAGCCTGCGGAAAAAGCCGGAATTCTTGCGGGAGATAAAATTGTTGCTATAAATGGAGAAAAAATAGCGGGCAGTGATGATCTGGTCAGCAAAGTCAGTAAATTAAAGAACAAAGAAGTAATGCTGACACTTTTTAGAAACAATCAAAATATCACGGTCACCAGTACTGTTACCGATAAAGGTACTATTGGAATTGCCTACGATGCATCTCCTGTAAAAAATTCAGGCTATACGATGCAGCCTTATACTTTTGGAAGTGCATTGGCTTTTGGTACAAGTGATGCAATAGAAGCCTTAGTATCGAATGCGAAAGGATTAGGAAAAATATTTACCGGAGAAGAAAAGGCCACCGACTCTGTTCAGGGACCGATCGGCATTGCCACTATTTATGGCGGTGTTTGGGATTGGGCAAGATTCTGGGCCATCACCGGACTATTGTCAATGGTACTTGCATTTATGAATATGCTCCCGATACCTGCGCTGGATGGAGGACATGTGGTATTTCTCCTCATAGAAAGCGTATTCCGCGTAAAGCTCAGCGATAAAGTAATGGAAAGAGCCCAGGTTGTAGGTATGGTTATCTTACTGTCGTTACTCATTTTCGCTGTAGGTAATGATGTGTGGAAGCATATTTTAAATTGA
- a CDS encoding 3-hydroxyanthranilate 3,4-dioxygenase: MAVATPFNLKKWIDENRHLLKPPVGNQQVFKANDDFIVMIVGGPNSRKDYHWEEAEELFYQLEGDITVKIIDEGKQRDIHIKEGEMWLLPKCVPHSPQRGPNTIGLVIERYRDPQEKDACMWFCEKCHNKLYEEFFSLEDIVNQLPQVMNKFYASLDLRTCKSCGSVMEPPTAVS, translated from the coding sequence ATGGCCGTAGCAACACCCTTCAATCTGAAAAAGTGGATCGATGAAAACCGTCATTTATTAAAACCTCCTGTGGGGAATCAGCAGGTTTTTAAGGCCAATGATGATTTTATTGTAATGATAGTAGGTGGGCCGAATTCACGGAAGGATTACCACTGGGAAGAGGCAGAAGAACTTTTTTACCAATTGGAGGGAGATATTACAGTTAAAATTATCGACGAAGGAAAGCAACGTGACATCCATATCAAGGAAGGTGAAATGTGGTTGCTGCCAAAATGTGTTCCTCATTCCCCACAGAGAGGTCCAAACACGATCGGACTGGTGATAGAAAGATACCGTGATCCACAGGAAAAAGATGCCTGCATGTGGTTTTGTGAAAAATGTCACAATAAACTATATGAAGAATTTTTCAGTTTAGAAGATATCGTCAACCAATTGCCACAAGTGATGAATAAATTTTACGCATCATTGGATCTGCGTACCTGCAAAAGTTGCGGATCGGTGATGGAACCACCAACGGCGGTGTCGTGA
- a CDS encoding DUF4258 domain-containing protein: MNKKRKDIYSLLILLALIATYLLFFRQNPEHSTSSRIDRREAAFRHKPIYYTKHAKCRMECRQIDESEVEEILSDGSINYNKSDLKDRPCPTYAVEGITRDKQRVRIVVGDCDAKAGIITVIDLENEFECDCK; encoded by the coding sequence ATGAATAAAAAAAGAAAGGATATTTATTCATTGTTGATACTGCTCGCATTGATCGCGACATATCTCCTTTTCTTCCGGCAAAATCCCGAACATAGTACATCCTCCCGCATCGATCGTCGCGAAGCGGCATTTCGTCATAAGCCAATTTATTATACCAAACATGCTAAATGCAGAATGGAATGCAGGCAGATCGACGAATCAGAAGTGGAAGAAATTTTAAGCGACGGGAGTATAAATTACAATAAGAGTGATTTAAAAGACAGGCCCTGTCCTACTTACGCAGTGGAAGGAATTACCCGGGATAAACAACGCGTTCGAATTGTTGTGGGCGACTGTGATGCAAAAGCCGGTATTATTACGGTGATAGATTTAGAGAATGAATTCGAATGTGATTGCAAATAA
- a CDS encoding aldehyde dehydrogenase, producing the protein MQKIQNYINGKLTAPLSGKYIDNYNPATGQVYSLIPDSDEQDVALAVSAAEAAFPLWSAMRTEERSALLIRLSELIEKHLERFAVAESIDNGKPVWLARTVDIPRAVSNFHFYATAALHMSTEAHAMGDIAINYTVRTPIGIAGCISPWNLPLYLFSWKIAPALASGNCVVAKPSEITPMTAFMLSELAIEAGIPPGVLNIIHGHGTKVGKAIVAHPKIQAVSFTGGTKTGEEISRIAAPMFKKLSLELGGKNPNIIFADCDFDKAVKTTVRSSFSNQGEICLCGSRIFIERSIYDKFKSAFVQEVKKLKTGDPLDDTNWLGAIVSKPHMEKILHYIDLSKHEGGTILTGGKRIHLGGIHSEGYYIEPTIIEGLPHDCRTNQEEIFGPVVTLQPFDTEEEVLTYANSTTYGLAATLWTQHLTRAHRMAAKLHNGIVWVNCWLLRDLRTPFGGMKASGVGREGGFEALNFFTEEKNICIKL; encoded by the coding sequence ATGCAAAAAATTCAGAATTACATCAACGGTAAATTAACAGCGCCGCTTTCCGGAAAATACATCGATAATTATAATCCTGCGACCGGACAGGTATATAGTCTCATCCCTGATAGTGACGAACAGGATGTAGCGTTAGCCGTAAGCGCTGCTGAAGCGGCCTTTCCCTTATGGAGTGCAATGCGTACCGAAGAGAGATCTGCACTATTGATCCGGTTAAGTGAGTTGATTGAAAAACATCTGGAACGTTTTGCAGTTGCAGAATCGATAGATAACGGTAAGCCGGTATGGTTAGCTCGCACCGTGGATATCCCCCGCGCAGTGTCTAATTTTCACTTCTATGCGACCGCGGCATTGCATATGTCCACAGAAGCGCATGCCATGGGAGATATAGCCATCAACTATACCGTACGTACACCCATTGGCATTGCAGGATGTATTTCACCCTGGAATCTGCCCCTCTATCTTTTCTCCTGGAAGATCGCTCCTGCATTGGCATCCGGAAACTGTGTCGTCGCCAAACCTTCAGAAATCACCCCCATGACAGCCTTTATGCTTTCCGAATTAGCCATTGAAGCCGGCATACCTCCCGGTGTGCTGAATATCATTCATGGACATGGAACCAAAGTTGGAAAAGCTATTGTTGCTCATCCAAAAATACAGGCCGTATCCTTCACCGGAGGCACGAAAACCGGAGAAGAAATTTCCCGTATTGCGGCTCCTATGTTCAAGAAATTATCCTTGGAATTAGGAGGAAAAAACCCAAATATTATTTTCGCAGATTGCGATTTTGACAAGGCAGTTAAAACAACTGTTCGTTCCTCCTTTTCCAATCAGGGCGAAATCTGTCTTTGCGGTTCGAGGATATTTATTGAAAGAAGTATTTATGATAAATTCAAATCTGCTTTTGTGCAAGAAGTGAAAAAGTTGAAAACCGGCGATCCGCTGGACGATACTAACTGGCTCGGCGCGATCGTATCTAAACCGCATATGGAAAAAATCCTGCATTACATTGACTTGTCAAAACATGAAGGGGGAACTATTTTAACCGGTGGAAAACGTATTCATTTGGGTGGCATTCATAGTGAGGGTTATTATATTGAACCCACCATCATCGAAGGACTCCCACACGATTGCCGGACCAATCAGGAAGAGATATTTGGACCGGTGGTGACCTTACAACCTTTCGATACGGAAGAAGAAGTTTTAACCTATGCCAACAGTACTACCTATGGTCTTGCCGCTACACTCTGGACGCAACATCTGACAAGAGCCCATCGCATGGCGGCAAAACTACATAACGGTATCGTATGGGTGAATTGTTGGCTCTTACGTGATTTAAGAACACCCTTTGGCGGAATGAAAGCTTCCGGGGTAGGAAGAGAAGGCGGATTTGAAGCTTTAAACTTCTTTACCGAAGAAAAAAATATTTGTATCAAATTGTAA